In Anaerococcus prevotii DSM 20548, the genomic window ATATAAGAGATAAAATCAAGGCTCCTATAATAAATATTATTCCTCCCATAGTTGGAGTACCAGCCTTCTTGAGATGGCTCTTTGGTCCAACCTCTCTTATATTTTGTCCAATCTTTTTTCTTTTTAGAATTGGTAAGATCACTAGGCCTAGGCCTATGCTTAACAATATACTAATAACTATCAACAAAAAATTATTCATCATTAATTCCTATCTACATTTAATTTGACAGTATTATCATCATCCTTATAAACCATGCCCAACTCTTCTAGGGCGTATCTTTGGATTAAGTTAAGGTCAATCGCTTCTTCTAGCCTAGTATTTAACCTATCCCTCTGGAGTTCGTAGGAGACGATATCTGCCTGTAATGTATTATACTCATATCTTTTTGCATTCAAGTTATTTCTTTTTACTAGAGCTGTTACAAGAAGACTAACTACAAAAAGGAAGGTAAATACAGATAGGCTTAGTTTCATTCTCCTATCTTTTTTCTTAAGATTTTGAATTTGTTTGATTTTCCTACTTCTCTTGTTATCTTTAACCTTAAGTCGTCTTCTTTTCTTGTTATTATTTTTATTAATAGCTATTCTTTCTTCCATGTCTATATCCTTTGTCCAACTCTAAGCTTGGCAGGCTTTGATCGAGAATTATCCCTTAACTCAGCTTTACTTGCCGTCACTGGTTTTCTCGTTATAATCTTAATCTTGGCCCTATGATCACATACACATACCGGAAATTCTGGCGGACAGATACAATCTCTAGCCAAATCCTTGAATTTATTCTTCACAATCCTATCTTCTAGGGAATGGAAGGTGATTATTGCAATCCTTCCGTCCTTTTTCAAGTGATCTACGACCCTCTCTATAGTGTTTTCCAAAACTTCTAGTTCTCTATTTACTTCTATTCTTAGGGCTTGAAATACTCTTTTTTCAGGATGAGCATCTTGACTTTTTATAGATTTTGCTACAATTTCTCGGAGCTTAAAAGTCGTATCGATTCTTTCTTCATCACGGAGATTAACAATATTTCTTGCTATAGCCCTTGCGAATCTCTCCTCACCATATTCGAAAAATATACGCTCTAGCTCATCCTGAGAGTATTCATTGACAATAACTTCCGCTGTTAACTCATTATCCTGGTTCATCCTCATATCCAAAGGACCATCCTTCATATATGAAAATCCCCTGTCTGCATTGTCAATTTGATATGAACTTACGCCAATATCCATCAAAGCCCCATCTATCAAATCAAGGCCAAGGTCTTCTAGGGCTTTCTCGAAGTTTTCGAAGTTACTATTTACGAAAGTAACATTAGAAAAATCCCTTAAGTTTTCCTTGGCTGCTTCAATGGCTTCTTTATCCTGATCGATTGCGATAAGTCTTCCCTTATCAGAAAGTCTTTCTAAGATCATCTTGGAATGACCTCCCTTTCCCAAGGTTAAGTCTAGGTAGATTCCATCTGGATTAATATTTAGATTTTCTATAGTCTCTTTTGCGAGAACTGGTATGTGTTCAAATTTCATATTATTCATCCATTATATCGGATAGATTCACCTCTACTTCGTCAATATAAGCTTCCCAATTGGCCCTATCCCAAAGCTCAATTGTGCTATTGTTTCCAATTATCATAGCTTCTTCTTTGATCTCGCTATAATCTCTCAGGTTCTTGTTAAGAAGAACTCTGCCTTGTTTGTCAAGGCTTGCCTTTACAGTGGATGAGAAAAATAGTCTCTTGATAGCACGGTTTTTCTTATTTTGCACTTCCAGACTATCAAGTTTTTCTGATTGTTTGATAAATTCTTCCTCAGTGTAGATTACTAGGGACTTTTCTGGACCCTTGGTGATATAGAAATTCTCAGATAAATCATCTCTGAACTCACTAGGTATCATTATTCTATTTTTAGAATCTAACTTGTGAGTAAATTCACCTAAAAACATTTACCACCACTTTCTACCACTATATTCCACTTCACTATCATTTTATACTAAAAGCACTTTATTTGCAACAAAAAAGTCGGCCCTAAGCCGACCCTAAAATTATTTGATTTTTATATTTTATCTATAAAGCTTAAGCTTGTAAGATCTTCACTTAAACTTTATAATATTCTCTTTTTTCTCTTTACTTTTATTTTCCCTAAAATAAGGTGGGAGATGAGTTTTATTTGCCCAAATATATAAGGCTATTCCCAAAATAACATAAATTATACTCATAAGCTGTGCAGTTCTTAAAGATCCTATATAGAGGGAATCTGTCCTAAGTCCTTCCACAAAATATCTCAATATCCCATAAAGGGTGAAATAAATTGCAGACTGCTTGCCCTTATCTGGGTTTTTCTTCCTATAATTTATTAGGAGAATAAATATTAAAACATCTCCTATAGATTCATATAGGAAGGTTGGATGAACCTTGACTCCATCTATGATAATTCCCCAAGGAAGATCTGTCGGACCCCCATGGGCTTCTGAGTTTGCGAAATTTCCCCATCTACCTATACCTTGAGCAAGGACAAGAGAAGGTACTAGTACATCCATAAGGTCTAGGAGGGGGATTTTTTTGTATCTTGCATAAACTAGAAGGGCAATACTTCCAAAGAGGATTCCCCCATGGATTGCAAGACCACCCGCCCTAAAGTTTAGGATCTGTGAAGGGTTACTTCCATAATAGTCCCACTCAAAGATGACATACCAAAACCTTGCTCCGATTATTCCTATTGGTAGGATTACGAATAGCAGATCATAGATAAAGTCTTCGTCAAAACCGCGTCTTACGAACTCACTTTTTGCAAATTGTGCTGCGATAAATATTCCTGTTATGATTATTATTGCATACCAGTAGATTTCTAAACCGAATATCCTAAAGGCAACAGGATCTATATTAAATTCCATCTTTATTCCTCACTAGAATCATCCCAGTTTGAGTATACCTCTTGGACATCGTCGTTATCTTCTAGGGTATCGATTAGCTTGTTTAGCTTATCAACATGATCTTCTTCTACTTTAATCATGTTGTTTGCAAGGTAAGATATATCTGCACTTTCTATCTTATAGCCTAATTCTTTTAGTTTGTCATTAGCATCGTTAAAGCTATTTACATCTGTGATAGCCTCGAAGTATTCTCCCATTTCTTTGACGTCTTCACAGCCTGCTTCTAGGGCATCCATCATGAATTCATCGAAGTCTTTTCCTTCTTTTCCTACTATGATATCGCCCTTTCTTTCGAACATAAACATAACAGATCCGTCAGTTCCAAGATTTCCACCGTTTTTGTCGAAGGCATGTCTTACATCAGGAGCTGTTCTATTTTTATTATCTGTTAGGCAGTCTACTATTACAGCAACTCCACCTGGTCCGTATCCTTCATAGATTACTCTTTCGAAATTATCTGAAGCATCATCTCCTGCTGCTTTCTTGATAGCTCTATCTATGTTATCATTTGGCATGTTATCTGCCTTGGCTTTTTCTATAGCAGTTTTAAGAGCAGGGTTATAGTCTGGGTTTGTTCCACCCTCTTTGGCTGCAACTGTTATATTTCTAGCGTGTTTTGTAAAGATCTTGCCCTTTTTGGCATCTTCACTTCCTTTTTTATTTTTAATCTTGCTCCATTTATTATGTCCTGACATATTTCCTCCTATTTTTCTTCAAATAACATCAAAGTATCTTTGACATCTATTTTGATATTGGCACTTGTTAAATTGATAAGGTCTTTTTCTATCTTTGGGTAATCTTCGCTTCTAATATGAAGCTTAATCTTAACCAAATCAGTAAAATCCTTATCTATGACCTTAAGCTTATTTTCTGCTAGGTAGTTTTCAATTATACCAAGCACCGTATACGAATGAATTAATTCTACTTCAAAATACTCTCTCTTACAAACTATATTGGGCGATACAGTATCAGTAACTCCCCTAGTGTAGGCCCTTACAAGTCCCCCTTTTCCTAAGAGCTTGCCACCGAAATATCTGGTAACCACAACGCAAATATTTCTGACCTCTTCTTTTTCAAGGACAGATAGCATAGGAAGGCCCGCAGACCCTTGGGGTTCGCCATCGTCTGAGTATCTTTTAATCTCAGGGATTTCATTTATGATATAGGCCGAGCAGTTGTGAGTTGCTTGCTTGTTTTTATCCTTTATCTCTTCGATAAAACTAATGGCCTCTTCTTCACTTTCTACATATTTAGCACTTGTTATAAATCTTGATTTTTCCTCTTCGAACTCGCTAGTTTTAAAGCCCTTTATGGTCCTATACTTTTTTAATATATCTGTCATATTTCGAATAGTCCTCTTTGCTTATTTCTAGTTTCAATATGCTAGAAGTTGGATCATAGTCCCTTTCTATAATATCGTAATTACTCATGATATAGTCTAGGACCCTACCATCTTCAAATGGAATTGCCATTTCCACAAGCTCGTAGTCTTCCTTTATGATTTTTACGATTTTCTCCTTAAGTCTTATGAGGTCTTCTTCCTTGTGGGCTGACATGTAGATTTTTTCGCTATCTCTCTTGTATAGGCTTACGCTTAGCTCATCATCTACCCTATCCATCTTGTTAAAGACATAAAGAATTTCTTTATTTCCAACATCGATACCTTCAAGAGAGTTTTCGATGGTCTCTATCTGATGGTCAATATTGTGGCTTGAATCGATGACTATAAGGAGCATGTCAGCAAATCTAACCTCGTCTAGGGTTGTTAGGAAGGAGTCATTAAGCTCCTTGGAGAGATTGTCGATAAAGCCTACAGTATCTGTCAAGGTGACCTTGGTATTAGAAAAATCTAATCTCCTAGTCGATGTATCAAGTGTTGCAAAAAGCAAATCGTCCGAATAAACATACTTTTCTTCACCAAAAAGCTTCAGCATCCCATTTAGGATTGTAGACTTTCCTGCGTTGGTATAGCCCACTAGGGATATATTGTGGATATCCTTTCTCGATTTTCTATTTATCATTTTAGTCTTATCCAAATCCTTTAGAGCCTTTTCCAAAGACTTGATATCTCTTACAATAGCACGCCTATCTGTCTCTAGCATTGTCTCTCCAGGTCCCCTCGTACCGATTCCTCCGGCCTGTCTTGATAGGTAGGAAAACCACTTGTTAATCCTTGGCAATTGATATTTTAATTGGGCAAGCTTTATCTTAAGTCTTGCTTCCTTGGTATTTGCACGCATAGCAAAAATATCTAGGATAAGAGTTGTCCAGTCCACTACGTGAAGTTTCATCTCTTCTTCTAGATTATAAAGCTGACTTGCTGATAATTCTACGTCAAATATTACCGTATCTATGTCGTTTTTTTGGGCAAGATCCATGATCTCTTCGACCTTTCCCTTGCCTATATAATATCTAGGATTGACCTTGCTTACCTTTTGAGATACGTAGGCCTCAGTCTTTCCTCCTGCAGTATTAATCAAAGACTCTAATTCATAGATCTTATTGTCGAGATCGTCGTCCTTGTCTACTGCATTAACTTGTATAACTCTTTGCATAAACTTCCTTTCTAAAATGATTATACGACTAATCCCTTGATTATAAAAGTTAATAAGTCTGGAAGTATTTACTTAAAAATGATAAAATGATAGTATCTAGAATATTAAAAATAAATCATGGAGGCATTATGCATAATAAACTTGCCGCTCTTGTTGGAAAAATAATACTAGTTGTAATATTATTTGTAGCTGGCCTTGGAGTTATTTTTGCTGGCATGACTGGTGGAGCAATACTAGAAGTAATGAAGACTGCTCCCAAGATTGACGCTAACAGTATAAAATACGAAATGAGCCAAAACTCAACAATAGTGGATGAAAACGGAAACGAAGTCGATTCGATTGCTACAAGCGAATACAGACAGATAGTAGATTATAAAGACATACCAGAGAATTTAAAAAATGCATTTGTCGCAGTTGAAGATGAAAGATTTTATAAACACAATGGTATAGATCCCCTATCAATCATAGGTTCTGCTTTTGAAAATATGAAGGCAGGGTCAATCGTAAGGGGTGGATCTACTATAACCCAACAGCTTGCAAGAAACACCTACCTATCTAACGATCAAACCTACGAAAGAAAGATAAGGGAGATTTATCTTGCCCTAGAGATTGAGAAATATCTCGAAAAAGACGAAATCCTAGGAGCCTATCTAAATAGGGTCTTCATGGGACAAAACTCTTACGGAGTCCAAGCTGCAGCTAAAACTTACTTCAATGAGGACGTGTCCGAGCTAAATCTTGCCCAATGTGCATCCCTAGCTGGAATCGTCCAATCACCTTCAGAAAACTCTCTTTATAAGTCAATTAAGACGAGTGAGGTAACAGATCAAAGAGTCCTAGGTGAATTTAGTATAGACGGAAATAAATACTCAGCAGTATATAACGAAGCTCCTTACAAAAGAGAAGAATACGTCCTAGATAAGATGCTAGAAAACGGCTACATCAACGAGACTCAATACAAAGAAGCCAGAGACTTTGATGTGGCAAGCACAGTAGAGCCTGCGGAAAGGTCTAATACAGAAATCGCTAGCTACTTTAACTCTCTTCTAGAACGTCAAGTAGTTAATAAGCTTATGGGTGTATTAAATATTTCAGAAAACCAAGCCTGGGATAAGCTCTACTACGGAGGGCTTAAGATTACGACGACCCTAGATAAGGGCTTGCAAGAAAAACTTGAAGATATCTATGCCAATTTTTCAGAGCACTTGATAGGAAATAGCGAAGGCCTAGGCTACGCTCCCCTACTTGATTTATCTTATGATAATTGGGGAAATATAGTAAATTCTAGTGGGGCCTTACTCTATTATAAGAGAGCAAATCTCCTAGATGAAAATAACGACCTTCACTTAAGTTCTGATGAGGCTTGGAATGATGAGGCAGGAGACCTAATACTTGCGACAAATAAGGCCTACCTTGACCAAACCAAGCTTATCTTTAAGGATTTCTATTCCTTGGATGAAACAAACTCCAACCTTAGAACTCACAGGACTGGACGAATAGAGTTCGAGTCCAACGAAGATATCTATCAGGATGAGGATAACAATATAGTAATTAGTAAGAAATATCTAGATAATAACCCAAATCTTTTTACAGCCTATGACGATGGATCTATTAGCCTTAACAAGGACTATTACGATATAGACCTAAACGGGGTAATCCAACCTCAATCATCATCTGTAATAATCGATCAAAAGACTGGCCATATCAAGGCCTTGATGGGAGGACGTGACCAAGAAGGAATCAATATCTTAGACAGGGCATCAAGCGTTCCAAGACAACCTGGTTCATCAATCAAGCCTATAGCAACTTATACAGCTGCCCTAGATCATGGCTTTAACCTCGCAACTGGTGTAGATGATGTTCCATTCGAGATGAACGAAAATGGCGAAGCTTGGCCTGTCAATGTATATGGCTACTACATGGGTTACACCCCTATAAGAGATGCCATCAAGATGAGTATAAATACAATTGCAGTTTCTACCCTCAATAAGGTAGGAATCGACACTAGTCTTGAATACCTCAAAAACTTCGGTCTAATCAAAGAAAATGGCAGAGATTATTTCGTGACAAAAGACGAAAATCCTGACACAAACGACGAAAACCTCGCAGCCCTAGGAGTGGGTGCTATGAGTCATGGTCTTACCACACTAGATATGACTGCAGCCTACGCAGCCCTTGCCAATAAGGGTGAATACACTGAACCTTTGACCTTCTCAAAGATAACCGACTCCCAAGGAGAAGTAATCTTTGATGAGGATAATCTAATAAAACACACAGTAACAAGCCCAGAGACAGCCTATCAAGTGACCTCTGCCCTAGAAAGTGCAGGAGAATATTATGGAAATATCCACCTAAACGGAACAGATTACGCAACAAAGACCGGAACAACTGATGATAAGACAGACTTCTGGTGCGTTGGATATACTCCTTACTACACAGTTGGAGTTTGGATGGGAGCAGATAATCAAAATATCCACCTAAACAGCAACAGTGTAGATAGGGCAGCCCTCATGTGGAATGTTATAAATACAGAAATCCTTGCTGACACAGAGCCTGTTAGTTTTGAAGAACCTGAAGGCATAAGGCATATGGAAGTAGATACCATAAGCGGTAAGCTTCCAACAGACGCCTCAAGGGCAGATCCACGTGGCACTGTAAAAGAAGAAATCTTCGGTCCAGAAAACTATCCAAAAGAAGAAGACGACATGCACAAGTGGGCTTATATAGATTCTAGAAATAACCTATTAGCTAGTGATGTCACACCAAAATTCTTGATCCAAACTAGGTCCTTAATAGTTGAAAAGAACGAATATGATCCAAACAAGTTTAACGGAATTATTCCAAGAGACTGGGATTACAGGATGCCAACAGTCTACTCAAACTTAATCTATACTCCACCAAAAGTGGAAAACAATAAAGATAAAGACAAAGATAAAGATAAAGACAAAGACAAAGATAAAGATAAAAATAAAAATGGCGAGAAAGAAAATGAAAGTAATAGTGGAACTAATAATTCCACAAGTGACGCGCTTGATAATTTATTAAATAAGGAATCTACAGAAAATAATTCTGGATTCGGTTACTAGAAGTCCCCCCTGTGGGGGCTTTTAGTTTTATCTATTTTGTCTTGGATTAAAGAATAAGAATTTCATTATTGTTTTAATCAAAGGTTAATATCAACCATAGAGATCTTCCTATTTTATTTAAGTTAGGCCGTCTCAAAAGTTTTATAAAAAACAAATTTCTCCAATAAAAAACTTCCCAGCCAAGCTAGGAAGCTAATTTTAATCTTCTTATTTTTTTGCTCCAGTAATCTTATCGTAAGCAAATAATAGGATTACTGCACCGATTACTGCGTATACGATTTGCATTACAAGTCCTGGATTTGCTGAGTTAAACAAGGTGCTAAATAGCCAGTTACCAACTCCACCACCGATTACTCCGACGATGATATTTGCAACTGCTCCCATTTGAGCATCTCTACCCATAATTTTGCTTGCAATCCAACCTGCAATTGCTCCGATAATAATTGAAGCTATTATTCCATAATTACCCATAATTTCTCCTTTCAAAAGTACGATGTACTTATTTATAATTTAATTAGCAACACCATTTGCTGCTAATATATTTATATCCTTATTTTTATATTTTAAACATTTTTTTATATACAAGGTACAATGTATGAAAAGGTAATTCTTATGTTATAATATTTAATGGAGAGGAAAAAAGAATGAACGAAATAAATATTTTAATAGTAGAAGATGAAAAAACTATATCTGATATAGTTAAAAATTATTTGATAAAAGATGGCTACCATGTCTTTCAGGCTTTCGACGGAGTAAAGGCACTTGAGATTTTTAATGAGGAACAGATCGATCTTGTGATACTTGATCTCATGCTTCCAATGCTTTCTGGCGAAGAAGTCTTAAAAGATATAAGAAATAAATCCCAAGTTCCTGTTATAATAACTTCTGCCAAGGTCGAGGAGTTCGATAGGATCCAAGGACTAAGGCTTGGGGCAGATGATTATGTAACCAAACCTTTTTCTAACAAGGAACTTGTAGAAAGAGTTAAGGCTGTTCTTAGAAGGATTGAAAAATACAATATCCCTAGAGCTGATATTATAAAAACAAATGATGGAAGACTTCTAATGGATCTAAAATACAATAGATTCCTAAAAGATGGCAGGGAGATTTCTCTCACTAAGAACGAATTTTCTATTGTAAAGACCCTATTTTCAAGTCCAAACAAGATCTTTACAAGAGATGAGATAATAGAGCTTACCTTTGGCCTAGATTATGACGCCTACGACAGGGCAATAGATACTCATATCAAAAATATTAGGCAAAAAATCGAGGACAATCCCAAAAAGCCTCAATACATCAAGACAATCTATGGTATGGGTTACAAATCCGGTGGCGTAGATGACCTCATTAAGGAATAAATTAATCAAAAACTTCATCGCAGGAGTCCTCGCCTGTATATTGATTTACTCAATCCTTATAACCCTCCTTGTCACCTTAAGGTACTCGGACCTATTAAAAATCGTAGATGATAAAAAGCCAAATCTCGTAAGTGAGTGGTTTATAAGACTTAATAACGATGAGAATATATCATCTGAGGGCATGTGGGCTTATCTTAATGACCTAAGCAAGCAGCAAAATGTCAATATCAAGTATTACGATCAAGATGGAAAACTTCTCAAATATATCCATTCCCTAAATGCAGATGATCCTGAACATATCAAAAGCAAGTCCTACAATGTCTTCAATGCTGACAAAAAACAAGAAGCTGGGAAGATTCTCGTAGAATATTCCGTTGACTATACAACTGTAAATAGGCTCCAGGATGATTTTAGGCAGGCAGTAATATATGCTATAACAAGCTCGCTTATAATAGGCTTTGTCATAGCCCTTATCCTTTCAACCAATATTTCGAAGCCTATTGTAGAGATGAATGATTTCACAGTAAAGATCAAGGAAGGAATTTATGAAAGCCTTGGCGATGAAGAAAGTGATATTAGTGAAATTTCAAATCTTCAAAACAACATCAACTTCTTGTCAAAATCTTTGAAAAAACAAGAAGATATAAGGATGCGCTATGCTCAAGACATATCCCACGAGCTTAGGACTCCCCTAACCAATCTCAAGCTTTACATTGAGGCCTTAGATGATGGGGTTATGGAGTTTGACAAGACTACTGTCCAAAGCTTAAATGGTGAGATAAATAGACTCCAGGTCCTAATAGATGGCCTTAAGGACTCCTTCAATGAAAGTGTGGAGATGGGTAAGCTCAATCTTGAAGAGGTAAATATTTCTGATATGCTTAATGGAATAGCTAATGGCTTTATGGCCAATTTCATCAATAGAAATATTAATCTTACAAAGGATATAGAGCCTGGAATTTTTCTTGTAACAGATAGAAACAAGCTCCTCCAGGTCATCCAAAATATCCTAACCAATGCTATAAAGGCCATAGACAGGGATGGAAATATAGAAATAAAACTTAGCGGGTATAAGCAAAAAGTATTTATAGAAATTACCGATGATGGCATAGGGATTGATAGTGATAAGCTCGATATGATATTTGAAAGATTCTACAGGATAGATGATTCCAGAAATACCAAAACTAACGGAGTGGGCCTAGGCCTTGCCATTAGCAAAAACTTTGTAGAAGCCCTCAATGGTAAGATTGATGTCAAAAGTCAGATTAACCAGGGCACGAGTTTTATCCTAGCCTTCAACAAATAAGTGCGGTGAATTATGAGAAACAATAAGAAAAAATCTGATAGACGCAAGAGAAAAAGCGAAATCAGAATAGTAAAAAGTACTAGAAATGATAAGCGAAGAAGACCCCTTACAAGAAAACAAAGACTTCGTAGGAAGAAGATTATCAGAAGGAGAAGGATCCTAGTTCTAATCATCCTTGTCCTAATCTTTGCTATAGGAAGTATTATCTTTGGGAAATTAAATTCCTACAAGTCCCCAGGCTATCCTAGCTTTAGGGACGAGGTTCTAGAAGGACTTACAGAAAATATCTTCGTAGGAAAAACCGATGGCAGAAGCTTAACCAGTGCCGAAAAGCTCGCTGATTTTGATAAGCTCTATGAAGCTATAATAAGAAACTACCCTGTAAGTAAGTCTAATAGAGATAAATTCGATCAATTCGCTAAGTCCCATG contains:
- the rsmH gene encoding 16S rRNA (cytosine(1402)-N(4))-methyltransferase RsmH, which encodes MKFEHIPVLAKETIENLNINPDGIYLDLTLGKGGHSKMILERLSDKGRLIAIDQDKEAIEAAKENLRDFSNVTFVNSNFENFEKALEDLGLDLIDGALMDIGVSSYQIDNADRGFSYMKDGPLDMRMNQDNELTAEVIVNEYSQDELERIFFEYGEERFARAIARNIVNLRDEERIDTTFKLREIVAKSIKSQDAHPEKRVFQALRIEVNRELEVLENTIERVVDHLKKDGRIAIITFHSLEDRIVKNKFKDLARDCICPPEFPVCVCDHRAKIKIITRKPVTASKAELRDNSRSKPAKLRVGQRI
- the lgt gene encoding prolipoprotein diacylglyceryl transferase; this encodes MEFNIDPVAFRIFGLEIYWYAIIIITGIFIAAQFAKSEFVRRGFDEDFIYDLLFVILPIGIIGARFWYVIFEWDYYGSNPSQILNFRAGGLAIHGGILFGSIALLVYARYKKIPLLDLMDVLVPSLVLAQGIGRWGNFANSEAHGGPTDLPWGIIIDGVKVHPTFLYESIGDVLIFILLINYRKKNPDKGKQSAIYFTLYGILRYFVEGLRTDSLYIGSLRTAQLMSIIYVILGIALYIWANKTHLPPYFRENKSKEKKENIIKFK
- the hflX gene encoding GTPase HflX, with translation MQRVIQVNAVDKDDDLDNKIYELESLINTAGGKTEAYVSQKVSKVNPRYYIGKGKVEEIMDLAQKNDIDTVIFDVELSASQLYNLEEEMKLHVVDWTTLILDIFAMRANTKEARLKIKLAQLKYQLPRINKWFSYLSRQAGGIGTRGPGETMLETDRRAIVRDIKSLEKALKDLDKTKMINRKSRKDIHNISLVGYTNAGKSTILNGMLKLFGEEKYVYSDDLLFATLDTSTRRLDFSNTKVTLTDTVGFIDNLSKELNDSFLTTLDEVRFADMLLIVIDSSHNIDHQIETIENSLEGIDVGNKEILYVFNKMDRVDDELSVSLYKRDSEKIYMSAHKEEDLIRLKEKIVKIIKEDYELVEMAIPFEDGRVLDYIMSNYDIIERDYDPTSSILKLEISKEDYSKYDRYIKKV
- a CDS encoding sensor histidine kinase, encoding MTSLRNKLIKNFIAGVLACILIYSILITLLVTLRYSDLLKIVDDKKPNLVSEWFIRLNNDENISSEGMWAYLNDLSKQQNVNIKYYDQDGKLLKYIHSLNADDPEHIKSKSYNVFNADKKQEAGKILVEYSVDYTTVNRLQDDFRQAVIYAITSSLIIGFVIALILSTNISKPIVEMNDFTVKIKEGIYESLGDEESDISEISNLQNNINFLSKSLKKQEDIRMRYAQDISHELRTPLTNLKLYIEALDDGVMEFDKTTVQSLNGEINRLQVLIDGLKDSFNESVEMGKLNLEEVNISDMLNGIANGFMANFINRNINLTKDIEPGIFLVTDRNKLLQVIQNILTNAIKAIDRDGNIEIKLSGYKQKVFIEITDDGIGIDSDKLDMIFERFYRIDDSRNTKTNGVGLGLAISKNFVEALNGKIDVKSQINQGTSFILAFNK
- a CDS encoding YigZ family protein, encoding MTDILKKYRTIKGFKTSEFEEEKSRFITSAKYVESEEEAISFIEEIKDKNKQATHNCSAYIINEIPEIKRYSDDGEPQGSAGLPMLSVLEKEEVRNICVVVTRYFGGKLLGKGGLVRAYTRGVTDTVSPNIVCKREYFEVELIHSYTVLGIIENYLAENKLKVIDKDFTDLVKIKLHIRSEDYPKIEKDLINLTSANIKIDVKDTLMLFEEK
- the mraZ gene encoding division/cell wall cluster transcriptional repressor MraZ, with protein sequence MFLGEFTHKLDSKNRIMIPSEFRDDLSENFYITKGPEKSLVIYTEEEFIKQSEKLDSLEVQNKKNRAIKRLFFSSTVKASLDKQGRVLLNKNLRDYSEIKEEAMIIGNNSTIELWDRANWEAYIDEVEVNLSDIMDE
- a CDS encoding transglycosylase domain-containing protein, which produces MHNKLAALVGKIILVVILFVAGLGVIFAGMTGGAILEVMKTAPKIDANSIKYEMSQNSTIVDENGNEVDSIATSEYRQIVDYKDIPENLKNAFVAVEDERFYKHNGIDPLSIIGSAFENMKAGSIVRGGSTITQQLARNTYLSNDQTYERKIREIYLALEIEKYLEKDEILGAYLNRVFMGQNSYGVQAAAKTYFNEDVSELNLAQCASLAGIVQSPSENSLYKSIKTSEVTDQRVLGEFSIDGNKYSAVYNEAPYKREEYVLDKMLENGYINETQYKEARDFDVASTVEPAERSNTEIASYFNSLLERQVVNKLMGVLNISENQAWDKLYYGGLKITTTLDKGLQEKLEDIYANFSEHLIGNSEGLGYAPLLDLSYDNWGNIVNSSGALLYYKRANLLDENNDLHLSSDEAWNDEAGDLILATNKAYLDQTKLIFKDFYSLDETNSNLRTHRTGRIEFESNEDIYQDEDNNIVISKKYLDNNPNLFTAYDDGSISLNKDYYDIDLNGVIQPQSSSVIIDQKTGHIKALMGGRDQEGINILDRASSVPRQPGSSIKPIATYTAALDHGFNLATGVDDVPFEMNENGEAWPVNVYGYYMGYTPIRDAIKMSINTIAVSTLNKVGIDTSLEYLKNFGLIKENGRDYFVTKDENPDTNDENLAALGVGAMSHGLTTLDMTAAYAALANKGEYTEPLTFSKITDSQGEVIFDEDNLIKHTVTSPETAYQVTSALESAGEYYGNIHLNGTDYATKTGTTDDKTDFWCVGYTPYYTVGVWMGADNQNIHLNSNSVDRAALMWNVINTEILADTEPVSFEEPEGIRHMEVDTISGKLPTDASRADPRGTVKEEIFGPENYPKEEDDMHKWAYIDSRNNLLASDVTPKFLIQTRSLIVEKNEYDPNKFNGIIPRDWDYRMPTVYSNLIYTPPKVENNKDKDKDKDKDKDKDKDKNKNGEKENESNSGTNNSTSDALDNLLNKESTENNSGFGY
- a CDS encoding GlsB/YeaQ/YmgE family stress response membrane protein gives rise to the protein MGNYGIIASIIIGAIAGWIASKIMGRDAQMGAVANIIVGVIGGGVGNWLFSTLFNSANPGLVMQIVYAVIGAVILLFAYDKITGAKK
- a CDS encoding response regulator transcription factor, which codes for MNEINILIVEDEKTISDIVKNYLIKDGYHVFQAFDGVKALEIFNEEQIDLVILDLMLPMLSGEEVLKDIRNKSQVPVIITSAKVEEFDRIQGLRLGADDYVTKPFSNKELVERVKAVLRRIEKYNIPRADIIKTNDGRLLMDLKYNRFLKDGREISLTKNEFSIVKTLFSSPNKIFTRDEIIELTFGLDYDAYDRAIDTHIKNIRQKIEDNPKKPQYIKTIYGMGYKSGGVDDLIKE
- a CDS encoding YebC/PmpR family DNA-binding transcriptional regulator, encoding MSGHNKWSKIKNKKGSEDAKKGKIFTKHARNITVAAKEGGTNPDYNPALKTAIEKAKADNMPNDNIDRAIKKAAGDDASDNFERVIYEGYGPGGVAVIVDCLTDNKNRTAPDVRHAFDKNGGNLGTDGSVMFMFERKGDIIVGKEGKDFDEFMMDALEAGCEDVKEMGEYFEAITDVNSFNDANDKLKELGYKIESADISYLANNMIKVEEDHVDKLNKLIDTLEDNDDVQEVYSNWDDSSEE